GAGTTCCCATTATTTTTAACAACTGGAAGGGTTATGTCACACTACTTGACAGGGGTGCAAACAAGAAAAAGCTCATCACTGGCAGCCAGAAATTTCGAATCATTTATGGAAATTCACCCTAAAACAGCCAAGGAGTATCACATTAAAAATCATACGCTGGTGAAAATTGAGTCAAAGCGGGGCAGTATAGTAGTCCGAAGCAAATGGTCAGAAAAGATTCGCCAGGATACCATTTTTGTCCCATTTCATTGGGCAGACTCTCAAAATATCAATCTGCTTGTCTCAAAAGAATTAGATCCGGTATGTAAAATGCCTGGATTTAAAGTGAGTGCAGTAAAAATAGCGCCTCTTGTTGAATCGGCAGAATAAATCAGAAGAATAATCCTAAAACCGGCTGCTTTTCACAGCCGGTTTTGCTTTTAAAAACATACGTTTGAAAGCAATATTTTAAATTATCAAAAAAAACAATGTTAGAAAACCTTACATAATAAGTTAAGTTTATTTCTTGCTGTGATATAGTTTAAGAAACTTTCTAGGAGGAGGAACGCCAAGTGAAGAAAAAGCTAATTCTTATCGGTAATGGAATGGCCGGCGTCAGAACCATTGAGGAGGTATTGAAGGTATCAGGCGAAGAGTTTGAGATTACGATTTTCGGAAGCGAACCACATCCGAATTATAATAGGATTTTACTTTCAAAGGTCTTGCAGGGAGATACAGAAGTTAAGGATATTACATTAAATGATTGGGAGTGGTACCAAGAAAATAACATTCAATTACATACGGGAGAAACGGTCATAAAAATTGATGCGGAGATGAAGACTGTTTTTTCTGACTCAGGAAGAGTCGAACGTTATGATGAGTTGATTTTAGCTACGGGATCTAATCCTTTTATTCTCCCTATTGCAGGTGCAGATAAAAAGGGTGTTACGGCTTTTCGTGATATAAGCGATACAGATGAAATGCTTGAAGCCTCCAAGAAATATAAAAAGGCTGCTGTCATCGGAGGAGGATTGCTGGGGCTGGAGGCGGCAAGGGGACTGTTAAACTTAGGTATGGATGTCTCTGTGATTCATCTAGCGCCAAGTTTGATGGAACGTCAATTGGATCCAATAGCTGGAAAGCTTTTGCAAAAAGAATTAGAAAACCAAGGGATGAAATTTCTGTTAGAAAAGCAAACTGAAGCGATAATCGGAAATGATCGGGCTGAAGGTTTGAGGTTTAAAGATGGTACGGAAATAGAAGCTGATTTAGTCGTAATGGCAGTTGGCATCAAGCCTAATACAAAGCTTGCAAAGGAAAGCGGGCTTTCGGTAAATCGGGGAATTATCGTCAATGATTACCTGCAAACAAATATTCCTCACGTATATGCGGTAGGCGAATGTGCAGAACATGACGGAATAGCCTACGGGTTAGTCGCACCGTTGTATGAGCAAGCGAAAGTATTAGCTAAACACATTTGCGGGAATCATACAGATCCATATAAAGGATCTGTTGTATCTACTCAATTGAAAGTATCAGGTGTTAACGTATTTTCTGCAGGCGATTTTATAGAAGGAGAAGATAAAAAAGCGATCAAGGTTTTTGATGATCAAGATGGAATCTATAAAAAAATCGTATTGCGGGGGAATCAAATTGTCGGCGCTGTTTTATTTGGAGATACGAATGAAGGCAGCCGTCTTTTCTCGATGATTCAAAAGCAAGCCGATGTTTCAGGGACATCCAAAGTATCCATCCTTCAGCCTGCAGGCGAATTGGCTGGATCAAGCCTTGTAGAAAGCATGAGTGCTGAAGAGATGATATGCGGATGCAATGGAGTATCAAAAGGAACCATTGTCGATGCTATTCAAAAGCAAGGATGCTCCTCAGTTGATGAAATAAAAGCTTGTACTAGTGCTTCCCGTTCATGTGGAGGCTGTAAGCCGCTGGTTGCAGAGCTATTGCAATGCACGCTTGGAGAAGATTTTGATGCCGGCTCCCAAAAAGAAGCGATTTGCAGCTGTACAGACTTATCAAGAGATGAAATCGTCGATGAAATTAAAGCCAAAGGATTATCGCATACAAAAGAGGTCATGAACGTTCTAGGATGGAATACAGAGGAGGGCTGTTCAAAATGCCGTCCAGCTCTGAACTATTATTTAGGGATGGTAAAACCGACTGAATATAAAGATGAGAGAGAATCACGTTTTGTAAACGAGCGCATGCATGCGAACATTCAGAGAGACGGAACATACTCGGTTGTACCCCGTATGTATGGCGGTGTTACAAATGCCAAAGATTTAAGGCGCATCGCAGATGTTGTAGAAAAGTATGAAATTCCGTTAGTAAAAGTAACTGGCGGACAGCGCCTGGATTTGTTTGGAGTTAAAAAAGAAGATTTGCCAGATGTATGGAAGGAGCTGGATATGCCTTCTGGTTATGCTTACGGTAAATCCCTTCGTACAGTGAAAACGTGTGTTGGGGAACAGTTCTGCCGCTTCGGCACACAAGATTCCATGTCACTTGGTATTGCCCTTGAAAAAAAATTCGAAGGATTGCAAACTCCGCATAAAGTAAAAATGGCCGTTTCTGCCTGCCCTAGAAGCTGTGCAGAATCTGGATTCAAGGATATTGGATATATTGGCATTGAAGGCGGATGGGAACTCTATGTAGGAGGAAATGGCGGAACGCACGTACGCGGCGGAGACTTGCTGTTCAAAGTAAAAACGGAAGCAGAAGTGATGGAAATCACAGGTGCATATTTGCAATATTACCGGGAAACGGCAAACTATTTAGAGCGTACCTCCGCATGGATAGAGCGGGTTGGATTGACTCATGTTCAATCTGTTTTGGAAGATAAGGAAACATGTAAAAAGCTTAATGACCGAATGAATGAAGCTCTATCTGTCTATAAGGACCCTTGGAAAGAAATTGTAAATAATGATAAAACAAAAAAAGAATTGTTTGAGAATGTCGTTATGTCTTAATACAGCGGTCTGCAATGAAAAGGGGGAAATCATTCATGGTAAATAATAGTTTAATAAAAGTGCTGGTTTGTGCTGCTGATGAACTTCCAGAACGTTTAGGAAAAACGGTTCGTGTTGAAGGAAATGAGGTTGCGGTATTCAGATTATCTGATGGAAGAGTTCGTGCTGTCGAAAACCGCTGTCCTCATAAAGGCGGGGTGCTCACAGAAGGAATTGTCAGCGGTGAATATGTCTATTGCCCAATGCATGACTGGAAGATCTGTTTAGATGATGGCATGGTCCAGGATCCAGATAATGGCTGTGTAAAAACATATGAAACGATAATAGATGATAATGATATTTATCTTCTTTTGTAGAATGGGATCCGGTCAATGTAAATAGTATGGAGTCCAGAATCAGTTAGATACTTCTCAGAGCTGGAGGAAAAGGATGAAAAAAGGAAAAGTCTATATTGTTGGAGCTGGACCTGGTGACCCGGAATTAATTACCCTCAAAGCTGTGAAATGTCTTGCAGCAGCAGATGTCATCCTGTACGACCGTTTAGTCAATCCTGTCTTGCTGGATCATGCAAAGGAAGAAGCTGAGTTCATATACTGTGGTAAAATTCCGGGAAACCACTGTGTTCCACAAGAGGTTATTCAGAAATTGCTCATTGAAAAATCTCTTGAAGGGAAAACAGTTGTGCGATTAAAAGGCGGAGATCCATTCATCTTCGGGCGGGGTGGAGAAGAGGCAGAAGCGCTCGCCCGACTTGGCATTGCTTTTGAAATTGTGCCTGGCATAACAGCAGGAATAGCAGCGCCTGCGTATGCAGGCATTCCTGTTACCCACAGGGAGTATGGAGGTTCCTTTGCTTTTGTCACAGGTCACTGTACGACAGGTAAACCCGATAACATCCGATGGGAGTATTTAGCTAAAGGGGTTGACACGATATCCATTTACATGGGGATAAAAAATCTTCCTTATATATGCAGCCAGCTTCAATCTTGCGGTAAAAATCCCCAAACTCCAATAGCAGTAATCGAACAAGGCACGACAATGAATCAGCGGATTGTAACAGGGACTCTCGAAACAATCGTTGAAACAGTTAAAAGTGAAGCAGTCACAAATCCGGCCATGATTATTATAGGGGAAGTTGTTAATTTGTCGCAGCGTTTATCTTGGTTTTCACCAAGAAAAAGAGAGAAGGTATTCATATAAAACGGCAGCAGCTAATCAATATAAAAACGCTTAGGGAAATACCTAAGAGGTTCCGTTTTAGGAGAGCAGGCTAATTCGCAAGCGAATTAGACCTGCTATTTTTGTTGCAGTATTATGATTTTCACCGATTATGACCACTCAATTAGCTAGCGGGCAATAGTTATTGTCCAGCGAAATTTTTGTGTTAGTGTGCTATTCAACCTGTAAAACGATCCTTCTTTCTATTACGCAGTTTATTCCCAAACGTTTAATGGGATATTATTATAAATATGGGTTATTCGATTAAACGGCAGGTTAGTTGAATAATGACAAATAATTTACTCATGAATGAGTGTTGTAAGACAAGCAAAACCCCTTCAGATACATTTGAAGGGGTTTCTAAATACTATTTTTTCTCGTTGATAACGAATAAAACACCTGTGAGAATCAGGATAGAACCGATCCAAAACGTTACACCTATGTTCTCTCCCAGAATAAGCCATCCAAGTAATGTTCCAACCACGGGTTGAAAGAAGAAAAATATTCCTCCACTTGAGGCGTTAAGCATTTGTAATCCGCGATTCCAGAGTAGAAATCCGCCTGCTGTTGAAACAATACCCAAATATAAGAGTCCTCCCCAAATAGTCGGGTGAGTCAGTTCAGAGATATTAATTTCGTGTAACCGCGGCAAAACGAAAGGAGTCAACACGATTAGGGCTACTAAGATGGAATAGGTGGTTACCACAATTTGTGGATAATCACTTGGCAAAAGCTTTACAAGTACAGACATGAGTGCCCATGTTAATGCTGCAATAAGCAGTGCAATACCTCCAAGTGTGCCGGACATATTAACATCACCAATTCCGACAATGAGAAGTACTCCAATTGTCGCTAAACAAACGGAGATCCCCTTTTTTAACGTCAACCGTTCTTTAAGGATTAAGCGAGCAAAAATAACCATAAATGCTGGCGTTGAAGAAGTTATAATGGCTCCCATTTGTGCTGTGGAAAGCATTGTACCAGTTTCCTGAGCAACAATTGAAATGGTATTGCCAATGACCCCAATAGCTGCGATTAATAAGAAATAACGTTTCTCAATTCGCCAGTTTTGTCGTGTTATCAAGCCGATAACGAGAAGTGCAGCAATTGCCACTAAATATCGCATCCACACAAGTTCTAGTGGAGGTATGACCGATACTACAATTTTAACAACAACGTACATACCGCCCCAGATACTGGAAGCTAAAGTTAAATATAAAGAACCTAATAAGGTGTTTTTCATTTTTTATACCCTCCGTTTTTTAATTAGGTCGAAAATGCCCCTAACGGAGAGATGTAGTCACTTTCCCTCCACTAAGAGCAGAAGTGTGCTACTGGTACATCGTTTTCAAATAATGGAGTCCAATACATATGTTCACCCCTAGTCCATTTTTTTCTACCTGCAATTATATGTATTTTATTATAGCAAAGAATATTATGCATGCGTTATCAGGCTTAATAGGAAATTACTATACTAAGAGCAGATTGTAAAAGGAGTGTACAAAGCAGGGTGCGTTAGTTAAAGACAAATTGTGGGTTGAGCAATTTAGGACTGAGGCCATATTGTAGTTATTCTATTAAAGGGGGGATAATGGAGTAAGATTTGAATACGGATCAAAAAGCCCAGTCCTAAAGGGACTGGGTTTTAGTATGCAAAAAACACCGCTAAAAGCGGTGCGAGATTTTAAGCTTTTCCCCTGTAAACGGACCCTTAGAAAATATCTAAGTGTTTTTTTGATTTTCACCTAAATTCTACTATAGAAGAATATGCGTAATTAAAGCTAAATTTTGACTGACTTCTTACTGATAATCCACGTCTTTCTCCACGAAAACTGTGCTGATATTAAGATCGTCAATGCGGCAATTCCAACTACAGAAAAAACGGCAAATCCAGCATCATATGTGCCCGTAATTTGTTTTAAAGTACCAAGTATGTTTGGTACAAGAAATCCTCCTACACCGCCAGCTGCCCCTACAATTCCGGTAATAAAACCAATTTCTTCGGGAAATCGCTGTGGAACTAACTGAAAGACAGCTCCGTTACCCATACCAAGGAACAGCATGCCGAGAAACAGCAGAACCGTAACGGCAGTAAAAGATGATAGAACACTAACTCCAAGCATACTGATCGCAACGCCAACAAACAAGAACAATAGAAGTTTAACTCCGCCTATCTTGTCTGCGATAAATCCTCCAACTGGACGAAAGAAACTGCCTGCGATGACACATAATGTTACAAAGTCACCTGCTCTAACCCTGGTTAACCCGTATTCATCCACAAAATAGATGCTCAAAAAGCTGGTAAACCCTATAAAACCTCCGAAGGTTACACTATATAGCAGGCAGAAATACCAAGTATCCTTCATTTTAAATACATTAAAATATTCTTTGACTGGTTTAGCAGCAGGCTGTGATGGAGCGTCCTTTGCGATTAATAGATAAATGACGAAAACGATAGATAAAGGGATTAAGGCTAATCCCATTACATTATGCCAGCCAATTGATTCTGCAAGACGCGGTCCAAATAATGTTGCAAAAAGTGTACCGCTATTTCCTGCTCCAGCTATCCCCATGGCAAGGCCCTGCAAGTGGGGAGGATACCAGCGGCTGGCCATAGGAAGAGCAGCAGCAAAGCTTGCACCTGCAACTCCAAGCAAGATTCCAATCATATAAAGTTCTGCTAAACTTTCTCCTAATAACCATCCCCACAAAAGGGGAATCATTGTAACCAGCATACCGCCGATTGCTGTTTTCCGAGGGCCGATACGGTCTGTCAGAATACCTAAAATGAGCCGGAATAACGATCCTCCTAAAATTGGAATGGCCACAATCAATCCTTTTTCAGCTGGTGAAAGTCCAAAATCCTTTGTAATATAAACCCCTAATGCCCCTAATAAAACCCAAATCATAAAACTGACATCAAAATAAAGAAATGATGCAAAGAGGGAAGGGGCATGACCGCTTTTTCTCAAGTCATTTAATTTCATTATCATCTCTCCTAATTTAATTTTTTTAAATATTCACTTATTCTACTATTAGTGAATGGAGATTTCTTTATTCGTGTAAGGAAACATGACATACTTTTAGTTGGAGATGCTATTAATAAAAAAAGAGCTGCCTGCTGGCAGCTCTTTTTCAGATATCATGATGACAATCATTGATGTATAGTTAAAATTTGTAAAATCCCCAAAAAATATACGAATATCCACTAAAATATTTATCCACAATGAAAACCCATAAAATTTAAAGGGTCCACAAATTTATACACA
The window above is part of the Metabacillus dongyingensis genome. Proteins encoded here:
- the nirB gene encoding nitrite reductase large subunit NirB, translating into MKKKLILIGNGMAGVRTIEEVLKVSGEEFEITIFGSEPHPNYNRILLSKVLQGDTEVKDITLNDWEWYQENNIQLHTGETVIKIDAEMKTVFSDSGRVERYDELILATGSNPFILPIAGADKKGVTAFRDISDTDEMLEASKKYKKAAVIGGGLLGLEAARGLLNLGMDVSVIHLAPSLMERQLDPIAGKLLQKELENQGMKFLLEKQTEAIIGNDRAEGLRFKDGTEIEADLVVMAVGIKPNTKLAKESGLSVNRGIIVNDYLQTNIPHVYAVGECAEHDGIAYGLVAPLYEQAKVLAKHICGNHTDPYKGSVVSTQLKVSGVNVFSAGDFIEGEDKKAIKVFDDQDGIYKKIVLRGNQIVGAVLFGDTNEGSRLFSMIQKQADVSGTSKVSILQPAGELAGSSLVESMSAEEMICGCNGVSKGTIVDAIQKQGCSSVDEIKACTSASRSCGGCKPLVAELLQCTLGEDFDAGSQKEAICSCTDLSRDEIVDEIKAKGLSHTKEVMNVLGWNTEEGCSKCRPALNYYLGMVKPTEYKDERESRFVNERMHANIQRDGTYSVVPRMYGGVTNAKDLRRIADVVEKYEIPLVKVTGGQRLDLFGVKKEDLPDVWKELDMPSGYAYGKSLRTVKTCVGEQFCRFGTQDSMSLGIALEKKFEGLQTPHKVKMAVSACPRSCAESGFKDIGYIGIEGGWELYVGGNGGTHVRGGDLLFKVKTEAEVMEITGAYLQYYRETANYLERTSAWIERVGLTHVQSVLEDKETCKKLNDRMNEALSVYKDPWKEIVNNDKTKKELFENVVMS
- the nirD gene encoding nitrite reductase small subunit NirD, yielding MVNNSLIKVLVCAADELPERLGKTVRVEGNEVAVFRLSDGRVRAVENRCPHKGGVLTEGIVSGEYVYCPMHDWKICLDDGMVQDPDNGCVKTYETIIDDNDIYLLL
- the cobA gene encoding uroporphyrinogen-III C-methyltransferase produces the protein MKKGKVYIVGAGPGDPELITLKAVKCLAAADVILYDRLVNPVLLDHAKEEAEFIYCGKIPGNHCVPQEVIQKLLIEKSLEGKTVVRLKGGDPFIFGRGGEEAEALARLGIAFEIVPGITAGIAAPAYAGIPVTHREYGGSFAFVTGHCTTGKPDNIRWEYLAKGVDTISIYMGIKNLPYICSQLQSCGKNPQTPIAVIEQGTTMNQRIVTGTLETIVETVKSEAVTNPAMIIIGEVVNLSQRLSWFSPRKREKVFI
- a CDS encoding DMT family transporter codes for the protein MKNTLLGSLYLTLASSIWGGMYVVVKIVVSVIPPLELVWMRYLVAIAALLVIGLITRQNWRIEKRYFLLIAAIGVIGNTISIVAQETGTMLSTAQMGAIITSSTPAFMVIFARLILKERLTLKKGISVCLATIGVLLIVGIGDVNMSGTLGGIALLIAALTWALMSVLVKLLPSDYPQIVVTTYSILVALIVLTPFVLPRLHEINISELTHPTIWGGLLYLGIVSTAGGFLLWNRGLQMLNASSGGIFFFFQPVVGTLLGWLILGENIGVTFWIGSILILTGVLFVINEKK
- a CDS encoding MFS transporter — translated: MKLNDLRKSGHAPSLFASFLYFDVSFMIWVLLGALGVYITKDFGLSPAEKGLIVAIPILGGSLFRLILGILTDRIGPRKTAIGGMLVTMIPLLWGWLLGESLAELYMIGILLGVAGASFAAALPMASRWYPPHLQGLAMGIAGAGNSGTLFATLFGPRLAESIGWHNVMGLALIPLSIVFVIYLLIAKDAPSQPAAKPVKEYFNVFKMKDTWYFCLLYSVTFGGFIGFTSFLSIYFVDEYGLTRVRAGDFVTLCVIAGSFFRPVGGFIADKIGGVKLLLFLFVGVAISMLGVSVLSSFTAVTVLLFLGMLFLGMGNGAVFQLVPQRFPEEIGFITGIVGAAGGVGGFLVPNILGTLKQITGTYDAGFAVFSVVGIAALTILISAQFSWRKTWIISKKSVKI